The Drosophila mauritiana strain mau12 chromosome 2R, ASM438214v1, whole genome shotgun sequence genome has a segment encoding these proteins:
- the LOC117138544 gene encoding F-box/LRR-repeat protein 2, which produces MSGLEYGLHRYDDLPLEIVLKIFSYLGYSDLQAAGSTCQRWHAALDQTEFNQRTRVCFSKVVLSDQLSPGVDLMRCERRFQHFLFEDVTLGQVKELMRFMGRTARSLALDNVDLNDKQFYGMLGVLPHLHSLSLKRCLPLFMSGSFLDSYNNSCPDLNDLASNLAGIKELTLCENQYLTDAILMRLTSFMPSLEAINMSGCHIAFHNAIHRRFYPATSSSDHVLPSESVLTFKFILTILNLQRRSLRVLNFSHTLIGQALLALCDLNLQLQRLYLAGCRQLNCTTIRNFLATQPQLCALDLSATMCVNDENLAALVQTNPQLEHLKVNGCLSITNAGAIHLAKLKRLKSLDISNCDNLTSSGIIEGIASEENPVIQELNVSYLQICEECIKAIASNLRCLRSLHLNHCVNGATDEAIQSVIGQLRWLRELSLEHCSGLTDAALTGINISKLEMSRKQSGSQVSSMDNFYPPYSNTLAERDSLAGSLQSIKISLRSKAEDEIVRDARRKQAMLAAYEMNLIREDDFEGHNIQQLRGLRSLNLRGCNKISDVSLKYGLKHIELTRLMLSNCQQISLLGMEAMASSCPSIEELDLSDCYNITDKTIQVVTAKLPRLKALHISGCSQLTEHTLDAIITNCSCLQTLSIYRCRSMYQDLEERLSGVKTLRNLNMDNLTSIDNAEFFRLKKRLDY; this is translated from the exons GCTACTCGGACCTACAAGCGGCAGGATCCACCTGCCAGCGATGGCATGCGGCGCTGGATCAGACGGAGTTTAACCAGCGCACGCGAGTCTGCTTCTCCAAGGTGGTGCTCTCGGATCAATTGAGTCCTGGAGTGGATCTGATGCGCTGCGAGCGGCGTTTCCAGCACTTCCTGTTCGAGGACGTGACGCTGGGACAAGTGAAGGAATTGATGCGCTTCATGGGCAGGACCGCTCGGTCCCTGGCTCTGGACAATGTGGATTTGAACGACAAACAGTTCTACGGCATGCTGGGCGTGCTGCCCCATCTCCACTCGCTGTCGCTGAAGCGCTGTCTGCCGCTGTTCATGTCCGGCTCTTTCCTGGACTCATACAACAACTCCTGTCCTGACCTAAACGACCTGGCAAGCAATCTGGCCGGCATCAAGGAACTGACGCTGTGCGAGAACCAGTACCTCACGGATGCCATTCTAATGCGTCTCACATCGTTTATGCCCAGTCTGGAAGCGATCAACATGTCCGGCTGTCATATAGCCTTTCACAATGCTATTCATCGCAGATTTTACCCAGCCACCAGCTCCTCGGATCACGTTTTGCCCAGCGAGTCTGTGCTCACGTTCAAGTTCATCCTCACCATTCTGAACCTGCAGCGACGTTCGTTGCGCGTGTTGAACTTTAGCCACACCCTGATTGGCCAGGCTTTGTTGGCCCTCTGCGACCTCAATCTCCAGCTGCAGCGCCTCTATTTGGCCGGATGCAGACAGCTTAACTGCACCACAATCCGGAATTTTCTAGCCACACAGCCCCAGTTGTGTGCGCTTGATTTGTCGGCAACAATGTGTGTTAACGATGAGAATCTGGCCGCCTTGGTACAAACTAATCCGCAGCTGGAGCACTTGAAGGTGAACGGCTGCCTGAGCATTACAAATGCTGGTGCCATCCACTTGGCCAAGCTGAAGCGTCTCAAAAGTCTGGACATCTCAAACTGCGACAACTTGACAAGCAGCGGCATCATTGAAGGCATTGCTAGCGAGGAGAATCCAGTAATACAGGAGCTGAACGTGTCATACCTTCAGATCTGCGAGGAATGCATCAAGGCAATTGCCAGTAACTTACGATGTCTGCGATCACTGCACTTGAATCACTGCGTCAATGGAGCCACCGATGAGGCTATCCAGTCGGTCATCGGCCAGCTGCGATGGCTGCGCGAGCTCTCTTTAGAGCACTGCAGTGGG CTAACCGATGCAGCACTCACAGGTATAAACATATCCAAGCTGGAAATGAGTCGCAAGCAGTCGGGTTCGCAGGTGTCGTCGATGGACAACTTCTACCCGCCGTACTCGAACACGCTGGCGGAACGAGACAGCCTGGCGGGTTCCCTGCAATCCATTAAGATATCGCTCAGGAGCAAGGCCGAGGATGAGATTGTTCGGGATGCCCGTCGAAAGCAGGCCATGCTGGCCGCCTACGAAATGAACCTGATACGAGAGGATGATTTCGAGGGACACAACATTCAGCAGTTGCGGGGACTGCGATCGCTAAACTTGCGCGGCTGCAATAAGATCAGTGATGTATCCTTGAAATATGGGCTGAAGCACATCGAGCTGACGCGGCTGATGCTCTCGAACTGCCAGCAGATTTCGCTGCTGGGCATGGAGGCAATGGCCAGCAGTTGTCCATCGATTGAGGAGCTCGACCTATCCGACTGCTACAACATTACGGACAAGACCATCCAGGTGGTAACGGCTAAGTTGCCCCGCCTGAAGGCTCTGCACATCAGCGGTTGCAGCCAGTTGACGGAGCACACGCTGGACGCCATTATCACCAACTGCAGCTGCCTGCAGACGCTGTCAATCTATCGATGTCGGAGCATGTACCAAGACTTGGAGGAGAGACTGTCTGGCGTGAAGACGTTGCGCAACCTGAACATGGACAATCTGACAAGCATTGACAACGCCGAGTTTTTCCGCCTGAAAAAGCGACTCGATTACTGA